One window of Perca flavescens isolate YP-PL-M2 chromosome 15, PFLA_1.0, whole genome shotgun sequence genomic DNA carries:
- the tecpr1b gene encoding tectonin beta-propeller repeat-containing protein 1 isoform X1, whose amino-acid sequence MPITLLWAVDVYGRVYGLSTAGQRWERADDMLLELKRVTAGKDRCWGIGCDHHVYLNMMPSETPIRYREETYENQRWNPVDSFTDTLLPTDRWPWSDVTGMNPQPLHSFELPSRSWDWEGDWYVDQNCGGEPSQTGGWEYAVDFPANFSPDKKWNSCVRRRRWIRYRRYTAQGTWAKIPLDNPRKPPLPLCDISCGGWEMSDQSGRYPYLWGVSQQGEVWFREGIHPRVPEGSRWEEVEVPKEVAQLSAGPGDLLWALLWDGNLLVRTGLTLDSPTGTLWVEVESPGKEIEALHVAVGVSVVWVVTKDYKVWFRRGVNSHNPCGSGWISIGGEMMVVDVGLNDQVWAVGEDRGLYFRMGVTLSEPSGNGWIPVSAQWGNSKEVIPPRKKCEFGGQLTEASQGSVLSCTDSDSELGPTDPQDGTKDSPVVEAAAPSVVPLGEAESPTPPLKTEDTPSASQQDAPKPFIPASDSFINSLVSDRDKTSTPQPSIAEVQQEEVEEPSPAPILPTPETAGHDVPWMNVDLEGAEAARCAQAAGPLLGDGSAAATYALGTLETSHGVGEEDGPVWTWISGGGCDVDASSQISWLSPTGPLTSSLSLTPVQSVAWSEQQQQQEHREEISKKPLERSNSVWVRKGALRWWRDWKPQRWVDVAVALEQSTKSDGRKDSIFFVYYTQYDEKKYLHVLINEVTALVPVLRDCHYAFAVYTAQRTKQRWPLVLAAQTEKDMNDWLCLLSDCCCKCRGLTGPPSRQALWSTTSKGDIMVHEPSFSLEAPANTLACDLMFWRQVPGHLRCVESNSLGLVWGVGWDGTAWVYSGRYEQQPTPGDAVQMHQQTDVRSVHVYENQRWNPMTGYTDKGLPTDRPMWSDESGLKECTKGNTHPPSPEWSWVSEWAVDYNVPGGTDKEGWQYAADFPVTFHGHKTMKDFVRRRRWTRKCKVTLRGPWQQVPPIRLSDISLMPCLAQSSMEQVPVWALSDKGDVLCRLGVSPKTPAGSSWLHVGTDQPFKSISIGGANQVWAIAKDGAVFYRGSVSPLNPAGECWYHIPSPPRQTLRQLSVGRTSVFSVDENSNLWYRQGLTPSYPQGSAWELISNNVTKVSVGPLDQVWTIADGVPGFPAEISGAVCHRLGVGPMQPKGQSWDYGVGGGWEHISVRGNSVEAPRAPHPAPVGPPRSPLPPRPQVNGNAVGV is encoded by the exons ATGCCCATCACGCTGCTGTGGGCCGTGGATGTGTATGGCAGGGTGTATGGCCTTTCCACAGCTGGCCAGCGCTGGGAGCGTGCAGACGACATGCTGCTAGAGCTGAAGCGTGTCACTGCGGGGAAGGATCGCTGCTGGGGCATCGGCTGCGACCACCATGTCTACCTCAACATGATGCCCAGTGAGACCCCCATCCGCTACCGGGAGGAGACCTACGAAAACCAG aggTGGAACCCAGTGGACAGCTTCACCGACACGCTGCTGCCCACCGACCGCTGGCCATGGAGCGACGTGACCGGGATGAATCCTCAACCGCTCCACAGCTTTGAGCTGCCCTCCCGCAGCTGGGATTGGGAAGGAGACTGGTATGTGGATCAGAACTGTGGAGGAGAACCCAGCCAGACTGGG GGCTGGGAGTATGCAGTCGATTTCCCGGCCAACTTCTCCCCGGACAAGAAGTGGAACTCTTGTGTTCGTCGCAGGCGGTGGATCCGCTACAGGAGATACACCGCACAAGGCACCTGGGCAAAG ATCCCTCTGGACAATCCCAGGAAGCCCCCACTGCCGCTCTGTGACATAAGCTGTGGTGGTTGGGAGATGAGTGACCAGTCTGGGAGGTATCCATACCTCTGGGGCGTGTCCCAACAAGGAGAG GTGTGGTTCAGGGAGGGCATCCACCCTCGTGTCCCAGAGGGCTCCCGCTGGGAAGAAGTAGAAGTGCCCAAGGAGGTGGCTCAGTTATCGGCAGGCCCCGGAGACCTGCTGTGGGCTTTACTTTGGGATGGGAACCTGCTGGTCCGTACCGGCCTCACCCTGGACAGCCCGACTG GCACATTGTGGGTCGAGGTGGAATCACCAGGAAAGGAGATTGAAGCGCTTCATGTGGCTGTTGGAGTTAGCGTGGTCTGGGTGGTCACTAAAGACTATAAG GTGTGGTTCAGGCGTGGCGTGAACTCCCACAACCCCTGTGGCTCCGGCTGGATCAGCATCGGAGGGGAGATGATGGTGGTGGATGTAGGACTCAATGACCAG GTGTGGGCGGTAGGTGAGGACCGCGGCCTGTATTTCAGAATGGGTGTGACGCTGTCTGAACCAAGTGGGAATGGCTGGATTCCTGTTTCAGCCCAATGGGGCAATAGTAAAGAGGTTATCCCACCCAG GAAGAAGTGTGAGTTTGGTGGCCAGCTGACTGAGGCCTCACAAGGCTCGGTTCTGAGCTGCACGGACTCTGACTCAGAGTTAGGTCCTACTGACCCACAAGACGGCACTAAAGACAGCCCAGTCGTGGAGGCAGCAGCACCCTCTGTAGTCCCATTAGGAGAAGCAGAATCGCCCACACCTCCCCTGAAAACAGAGGACACTCCCTCAGCCTCCCAACAGGACGCCCCCAAACCATTCATCCCTGCAAGTGACAGCTTCATTAACAGCCTGGTGTCAGACCGGGACAAAACGTCCACTCCCCAACCGTCCATCGCAGAGGTACAGCAGGAAGAAGTCGAGGAGCCGTCCCCAGCCCCGATACTCCCGACCCCTGAGACCGCAGGACACGACGTCCCCTGGATGAACGTGGATCTGGAGGGAGCAGAAGCAGCACGATGTGCACAGGCGGCGGGGCCTTTGTTGGGCGATGGCAGTGCTGCTGCCACCTATGCCCTGGGGACACTAGAGACCTCTCACGGTGTTGGAGAAGAGGACGGGCCGGTGTGGACCTGGATCTCTGGTGGAGGCTGCGATGTGGATGCGAGCTCACAGATCAGCTGGCTTAGTCCCACAG GTCCTCTCACCAGCTCCCTGTCACTGACTCCAGTCCAGTCTGTAGCCTGgagcgagcagcagcagcagcaggaacaCAGAGAGGAGATCAGCAAGAAACCGCTCGAGAGAAGCAAC TCGGTGTGGGTGCGTAAAGGTGCGTTGCGCtggtggagagactggaagccTCAGCGCTGGGTGGATGTGGCTGTTGCCCTCGAGCAGTCCACCAAGTCTGACGGCAGGAAGGACAGCATATTCTTTGTCTACTACACACAGTATGATGAGAAAAAG TACCTTCATGTGCTTATAAATGAAGTGACGGCGCTGGTTCCGGTGCTCAGGGACTGCCACTATGCTTTTGCTGTGTACACCGCCCAAAGGACCAAACAGAGGTGGCCTCTGGTACTGGCAGCTCAAACTGAAAAGGACATGAATGACTGG TTGTGCCTGTTGTCTGACTGTTGCTGTAAGTGTCGAGGGCTCACAGGTCCCCCGTCCAGACAGGCCCTGTGGTCCACAACCTCAAAGGGAGACATCATGGTCCATGAGCCGTCCTTCTCCCTGGAGGCCCCCGCAAACACACTGGCCTGTGACCTCAT GTTCTGGCGGCAGGTCCCGGGTCACCTGCGCTGTGTAGAGTCTAACAGTCTGGGGCTGGTGTGGGGCGTCGGGTGGGACGGCACCGCCTGGGTCTACAGTGGGCGCTATGAGCAACAGCCCACCCCGG GAGATGCAGTTCAGATGCACCAGCAGACTGATGTCAGGAGTGTTCATGTATATGAGAATCAAAGATGGAACCCTATGACAGGATATACAGACAA AGGACTTCCTACAGACCGTCCGATGTGGAGCGATGAGAGCGGACTAAAGGAGTGCACCAAAGGAAACACACACCCGCCCTCCCCTGAGTGGTCCTGG GTGTCCGAGTGGGCCGTGGACTACAATGTTCCTGGCGGGACAGACAAAGAAGGCTGGCAGTACGCGGCAGACTTCCCTGT GACGTTTCACGGCCACAAAACCATGAAAGACTTTGTTAGGCGCCGAAGATGGACTCG GAAGTGTAAGGTCACATTGAGAGGTCCTTGGCAGCAGGTCCCACCCATCCGCCTGAGTGACATCTCTCTGATGCCCTGCCTGGCCCAGAGCAGCATGGAGCAGGTCCCCGTCTGGGCCCTCAGTGACAAGGGAGATGTCCTGTGTCGTCTGGGGGTCAGCCCCAAAACCCCTGCG GGCAGCTCCTGGCTACACGTGGGCACAGACCAGCCCTTTAAGTCAATCTCAATCGGCGGAGCCAACCAGGTGTGGGCCATCGCCAAGGATGGAGCTGTGTTCTACAGGGGGTCTGTTTCCCCACTAAACCCTGCAG GAGAATGCTGGTACCACATCCCGTCTCCCCCCAGGCAGACTCTCAGACAGCTGTCTGTTGGGAGGACCTCTGTCTTTTCTGTGGATGAAAACA GTAACTTGTGGTACAGACAGGGCCTCACCCCCAGCTACCCTCAGGGCTCTGCCTGGGAGCTCATCTCTAACAACGTCACCAAGGTTTCTGTGGGACCGCTGGACCAG GTGTGGACCATAGCAGATGGAGTTCCAGGCTTCCCTGCTGAGATTTCTGGAGCTGTCTGCCACAGGCTGGGGGTGGGACCCATGCAGCCCAAGGGCCAGTCCTGGGACTATGGTGTAGGG GGAGGATGGGAGCACATCAGTGTGAGGGGAAACTCAGTAGAGGCTCCTCGCGCCCCCCATCCTGCTCCCGTCGGACCCCCACGCAGCCCGCTCCCCCCGCGGCCGCAAGTGAACGGGAACGCTGTGGGTGTGTAG
- the tecpr1b gene encoding tectonin beta-propeller repeat-containing protein 1 isoform X2, whose translation MPITLLWAVDVYGRVYGLSTAGQRWERADDMLLELKRVTAGKDRCWGIGCDHHVYLNMMPSETPIRYREETYENQRWNPVDSFTDTLLPTDRWPWSDVTGMNPQPLHSFELPSRSWDWEGDWYVDQNCGGEPSQTGGWEYAVDFPANFSPDKKWNSCVRRRRWIRYRRYTAQGTWAKIPLDNPRKPPLPLCDISCGGWEMSDQSGRYPYLWGVSQQGEVWFREGIHPRVPEGSRWEEVEVPKEVAQLSAGPGDLLWALLWDGNLLVRTGLTLDSPTGTLWVEVESPGKEIEALHVAVGVSVVWVVTKDYKVWFRRGVNSHNPCGSGWISIGGEMMVVDVGLNDQVWAVGEDRGLYFRMGVTLSEPSGNGWIPVSAQWGNSKEVIPPRKKCEFGGQLTEASQGSVLSCTDSDSELGPTDPQDGTKDSPVVEAAAPSVVPLGEAESPTPPLKTEDTPSASQQDAPKPFIPASDSFINSLVSDRDKTSTPQPSIAEVQQEEVEEPSPAPILPTPETAGHDVPWMNVDLEGAEAARCAQAAGPLLGDGSAAATYALGTLETSHGVGEEDGPVWTWISGGGCDVDASSQISWLSPTGPLTSSLSLTPVQSVAWSEQQQQQEHREEISKKPLERSNSVWVRKGALRWWRDWKPQRWVDVAVALEQSTKSDGRKDSIFFVYYTQYDEKKYLHVLINEVTALVPVLRDCHYAFAVYTAQRTKQRWPLVLAAQTEKDMNDWLCLLSDCCCKCRGLTGPPSRQALWSTTSKGDIMVHEPSFSLEAPANTLACDLIGLPTDRPMWSDESGLKECTKGNTHPPSPEWSWVSEWAVDYNVPGGTDKEGWQYAADFPVTFHGHKTMKDFVRRRRWTRKCKVTLRGPWQQVPPIRLSDISLMPCLAQSSMEQVPVWALSDKGDVLCRLGVSPKTPAGSSWLHVGTDQPFKSISIGGANQVWAIAKDGAVFYRGSVSPLNPAGECWYHIPSPPRQTLRQLSVGRTSVFSVDENSNLWYRQGLTPSYPQGSAWELISNNVTKVSVGPLDQVWTIADGVPGFPAEISGAVCHRLGVGPMQPKGQSWDYGVGGGWEHISVRGNSVEAPRAPHPAPVGPPRSPLPPRPQVNGNAVGV comes from the exons ATGCCCATCACGCTGCTGTGGGCCGTGGATGTGTATGGCAGGGTGTATGGCCTTTCCACAGCTGGCCAGCGCTGGGAGCGTGCAGACGACATGCTGCTAGAGCTGAAGCGTGTCACTGCGGGGAAGGATCGCTGCTGGGGCATCGGCTGCGACCACCATGTCTACCTCAACATGATGCCCAGTGAGACCCCCATCCGCTACCGGGAGGAGACCTACGAAAACCAG aggTGGAACCCAGTGGACAGCTTCACCGACACGCTGCTGCCCACCGACCGCTGGCCATGGAGCGACGTGACCGGGATGAATCCTCAACCGCTCCACAGCTTTGAGCTGCCCTCCCGCAGCTGGGATTGGGAAGGAGACTGGTATGTGGATCAGAACTGTGGAGGAGAACCCAGCCAGACTGGG GGCTGGGAGTATGCAGTCGATTTCCCGGCCAACTTCTCCCCGGACAAGAAGTGGAACTCTTGTGTTCGTCGCAGGCGGTGGATCCGCTACAGGAGATACACCGCACAAGGCACCTGGGCAAAG ATCCCTCTGGACAATCCCAGGAAGCCCCCACTGCCGCTCTGTGACATAAGCTGTGGTGGTTGGGAGATGAGTGACCAGTCTGGGAGGTATCCATACCTCTGGGGCGTGTCCCAACAAGGAGAG GTGTGGTTCAGGGAGGGCATCCACCCTCGTGTCCCAGAGGGCTCCCGCTGGGAAGAAGTAGAAGTGCCCAAGGAGGTGGCTCAGTTATCGGCAGGCCCCGGAGACCTGCTGTGGGCTTTACTTTGGGATGGGAACCTGCTGGTCCGTACCGGCCTCACCCTGGACAGCCCGACTG GCACATTGTGGGTCGAGGTGGAATCACCAGGAAAGGAGATTGAAGCGCTTCATGTGGCTGTTGGAGTTAGCGTGGTCTGGGTGGTCACTAAAGACTATAAG GTGTGGTTCAGGCGTGGCGTGAACTCCCACAACCCCTGTGGCTCCGGCTGGATCAGCATCGGAGGGGAGATGATGGTGGTGGATGTAGGACTCAATGACCAG GTGTGGGCGGTAGGTGAGGACCGCGGCCTGTATTTCAGAATGGGTGTGACGCTGTCTGAACCAAGTGGGAATGGCTGGATTCCTGTTTCAGCCCAATGGGGCAATAGTAAAGAGGTTATCCCACCCAG GAAGAAGTGTGAGTTTGGTGGCCAGCTGACTGAGGCCTCACAAGGCTCGGTTCTGAGCTGCACGGACTCTGACTCAGAGTTAGGTCCTACTGACCCACAAGACGGCACTAAAGACAGCCCAGTCGTGGAGGCAGCAGCACCCTCTGTAGTCCCATTAGGAGAAGCAGAATCGCCCACACCTCCCCTGAAAACAGAGGACACTCCCTCAGCCTCCCAACAGGACGCCCCCAAACCATTCATCCCTGCAAGTGACAGCTTCATTAACAGCCTGGTGTCAGACCGGGACAAAACGTCCACTCCCCAACCGTCCATCGCAGAGGTACAGCAGGAAGAAGTCGAGGAGCCGTCCCCAGCCCCGATACTCCCGACCCCTGAGACCGCAGGACACGACGTCCCCTGGATGAACGTGGATCTGGAGGGAGCAGAAGCAGCACGATGTGCACAGGCGGCGGGGCCTTTGTTGGGCGATGGCAGTGCTGCTGCCACCTATGCCCTGGGGACACTAGAGACCTCTCACGGTGTTGGAGAAGAGGACGGGCCGGTGTGGACCTGGATCTCTGGTGGAGGCTGCGATGTGGATGCGAGCTCACAGATCAGCTGGCTTAGTCCCACAG GTCCTCTCACCAGCTCCCTGTCACTGACTCCAGTCCAGTCTGTAGCCTGgagcgagcagcagcagcagcaggaacaCAGAGAGGAGATCAGCAAGAAACCGCTCGAGAGAAGCAAC TCGGTGTGGGTGCGTAAAGGTGCGTTGCGCtggtggagagactggaagccTCAGCGCTGGGTGGATGTGGCTGTTGCCCTCGAGCAGTCCACCAAGTCTGACGGCAGGAAGGACAGCATATTCTTTGTCTACTACACACAGTATGATGAGAAAAAG TACCTTCATGTGCTTATAAATGAAGTGACGGCGCTGGTTCCGGTGCTCAGGGACTGCCACTATGCTTTTGCTGTGTACACCGCCCAAAGGACCAAACAGAGGTGGCCTCTGGTACTGGCAGCTCAAACTGAAAAGGACATGAATGACTGG TTGTGCCTGTTGTCTGACTGTTGCTGTAAGTGTCGAGGGCTCACAGGTCCCCCGTCCAGACAGGCCCTGTGGTCCACAACCTCAAAGGGAGACATCATGGTCCATGAGCCGTCCTTCTCCCTGGAGGCCCCCGCAAACACACTGGCCTGTGACCTCAT AGGACTTCCTACAGACCGTCCGATGTGGAGCGATGAGAGCGGACTAAAGGAGTGCACCAAAGGAAACACACACCCGCCCTCCCCTGAGTGGTCCTGG GTGTCCGAGTGGGCCGTGGACTACAATGTTCCTGGCGGGACAGACAAAGAAGGCTGGCAGTACGCGGCAGACTTCCCTGT GACGTTTCACGGCCACAAAACCATGAAAGACTTTGTTAGGCGCCGAAGATGGACTCG GAAGTGTAAGGTCACATTGAGAGGTCCTTGGCAGCAGGTCCCACCCATCCGCCTGAGTGACATCTCTCTGATGCCCTGCCTGGCCCAGAGCAGCATGGAGCAGGTCCCCGTCTGGGCCCTCAGTGACAAGGGAGATGTCCTGTGTCGTCTGGGGGTCAGCCCCAAAACCCCTGCG GGCAGCTCCTGGCTACACGTGGGCACAGACCAGCCCTTTAAGTCAATCTCAATCGGCGGAGCCAACCAGGTGTGGGCCATCGCCAAGGATGGAGCTGTGTTCTACAGGGGGTCTGTTTCCCCACTAAACCCTGCAG GAGAATGCTGGTACCACATCCCGTCTCCCCCCAGGCAGACTCTCAGACAGCTGTCTGTTGGGAGGACCTCTGTCTTTTCTGTGGATGAAAACA GTAACTTGTGGTACAGACAGGGCCTCACCCCCAGCTACCCTCAGGGCTCTGCCTGGGAGCTCATCTCTAACAACGTCACCAAGGTTTCTGTGGGACCGCTGGACCAG GTGTGGACCATAGCAGATGGAGTTCCAGGCTTCCCTGCTGAGATTTCTGGAGCTGTCTGCCACAGGCTGGGGGTGGGACCCATGCAGCCCAAGGGCCAGTCCTGGGACTATGGTGTAGGG GGAGGATGGGAGCACATCAGTGTGAGGGGAAACTCAGTAGAGGCTCCTCGCGCCCCCCATCCTGCTCCCGTCGGACCCCCACGCAGCCCGCTCCCCCCGCGGCCGCAAGTGAACGGGAACGCTGTGGGTGTGTAG